From the Flavobacterium gyeonganense genome, the window GGTAAAAAAGTAATTGTTGGAGTTGTAGATTCAGGAGTTGACATCGAACACGAAGATTTAAAGGGAGTAATATGGACAAATCCAAAGGAAATTCCGGGCAATGGAATCGATGATGATAAAAATGGTTACATTGATGACATCAACGGATGGAATTTTCTGGGGGATGTTGTCAACGAAAACCTTGAAATGACCCGTATCGTTAAAAAAGTAGATGACGGTTCTGAGCAATATAAACAGGCTTTAGCGCAATACACAGAAAAATATGAAAAAGCGTTAAAAGATAAAGAGCAAGTAGATTTTTTACTGGATGTTCACAAAACCATACAAACAGCTTTAAATAAAAAAGAATACAAAAGCGAAGATTTAAATTCAATTACTTCAACTGATCCAAAGGTAGCCAGAAGCAAAATGGTAATGACACAGATTTTTACCAATGCAGGACCAACATTTAATCCGGAAACTGAATTGGAAGATTACAGAGAACATGTTTATGATGAATTGAATTTCAATTTAAATAAAGATTTTGACGGAAGAAAAGTTTTAGGTGATAATGCAGAAGATATAAAAAGCACTAAATACGGAAATAATATTGTATTTGGTCCGGATAAAGAAAAAGCATTACACGGAACCCATGTTGCCGGAATTATTGCACAGGTTCGTGGTAATAATTTAGGTGGAGACGGAGTTGCAAACAATGTTGAAATTCTGACTGTAAGAGCGGTTCCTGATGGAGACGAATATGATAAAGATATTGCTTTGGCAATTCGTTATGCGGTTGATAATGGTGCAAAAGTAATTAACGGAAGTTTCGGAAAAAGCTTCTCACCACATAAACAATGGGTGTATGATGCCATTAAATATGCAGCAAAAAAAGATGTATTGATTGTTCATGCAGCTGGTAACGATGGTTATAATATTGATGAGAAGCAAAACATTAATTATCCAAATGACTCTGAAGATAATGTTAAAGAATTTGCAGACAATCTAATTACAATTGGAGCTATTAATAAATCGTATGGTCAAAATGTAGTAGCCGGGTTTTCTAATTTTGGAAAATTAAATGTAGATGTTTTTGCTCCGGGTGAAGAAATTTATGCAACAGTCCCAAACAATAAATACAAATATTTGCAGGGAACTTCAATGGCATCTCCAAACGCTGCCGGTGTCGCTGCGCTAATTCGTTCCTATTATCCAAAGCTAAAAGCGGCTCAGGTTAAAAAGATTTTAATGGAATCCGGAGTGGCCCTTCCTGAAAAAGTGGTTTTAGGCGAAGAGAAACCAGAAGCAGTCTCTGCTACAGAATCATCAAAAACTGCTAAAATGGTTAATGCTTACAATGCTTTATTGATGGCTGAGAAAATGTCAAAAAAATAAATTTTATCGTTTTTAATAATCAAACTGCAAGTTTACAAGATCACTTTTGTAAACTTGTAGTTTTTTAAATAATATCGTAATGAAAAAAATTGCTCTTCTTTCTTTTTTGAGTTTTGGTTTAAATACAGCTTTTGCACAAAACACCCCATACTGGCAGCAGCATGCAGATTATAAAATGGAGGTTTCGATGGATGTAAAAAACTATCAATATAAAGGAAAACAGGAATTGGTTTATACGAATAACTCTGCAGATACTTTGCGAAAAGTATTTTATCATTTATTTCCAAATGCTTTTCAGCCGGGAAGTGAAATGGACGCCCGTTTGCATTTTATAAAAGATCCGGATGGGAGAATGGTAACAAAGACAAAAGGAACTGATGGAAAAGAAGTAAAACAAAGCCGAATAGAAAATCTGAAACCAAATGAAATTGGTTATTTAAAAATTACGAACTTTAAACAAGATGGCTCTGTTGCTCAGACAAGAGTTTCGGGAACAATCTTAGAAGTAACTTTGGTAAAACCAATTTTACCGAATTCTAAATCGACTTTTACGTTAGATTTTGACGGGCAGGTTCCGGTACAGGTTCGTCGTTCGGGAAGGAATAATTCTGAAGGAGTTGAGCTTTCCATGTCGCAATGGTATCCAAAATTAGCTGAATTTGATTTTGAAGGTTGGCATGCTGATCCTTACATTGCAAGGGAATTCCACGGTGTTTGGGGTAATTTTGATGTAAAAATCACCATTGATAAAGACTACACGATTGGTGGTTCAGGATATCTGCAGGATAAAAACTCAATTGGTCATGGCTACGAAGATGAAGGAGTAAAAGTGGTTTATCCTAAAAAAACAAAAACACTTACCTGGCATTTTATCGCGCCAAATGTTCATGATTTTACTTGGGCGGCTGACAAGGAATACACTCATGATATTGTAAAAGGGCCAAACGATGTTGATTTGCATTTCTTTTACAAAAACAATGAAAAAACCACTGCAAACTGGAAACAACTAGAACCTTTAATGGTAAAGGTGATGGATTACTACAATCAAAAAGTTGGATCATATCCGTACAAACAATACTCCTTTATTCAGGGTGGAGATGGCGGAATGGAATATGCCATGTGTACACTGATGTTAGGAAACGGAACTCTTGAGGGAATCCTCGGAACGGCAACTCACGAATTAGGACATTCCTGGTTTCAGCATATCCTGGCTTCAAATGAGTCAAAGCATCCGTGGATGGATGAAGGTTTTACAACCTATATCGAAGACAGTGCTTTGAATGAATTAGCGGGAGATAAAAAAGTCTCAAATCCATTTAAAGGTAATTATGCGGCTTATTACAGCTTAGTAAATTCAGGTAAAGAACAGCCTCAGACAACTCATGGTGACCGTTATGACGAAAATAGACCTTACAGTATTTCTTCTTATATCAAAGGAAGTATTTTCCTTTCGCAGTTGGAATATGTTATCGGAAAAGAGAATGTTGATGCTACTTTAAAGAGATATTTCAACGATTTTAAATTCAAACATCCAACTCCAAACGATATCAAAAGAACGGCTGAAAGAGTTTCAGGAGCAGAATTAGACTGGTATCTGACAGACTGGGCACAAACAACCAATACGATTGATTATGGAATTAAAGACGTTGCTGATAATTCAGGAAAAGCAATCGTTACTTTAGAAAGAATCGGAAGAATGCCAATGCCAATTGATTTAAAAGTGGATTACACAGACGGGACTTCCGAGACATTCTATATCCCATTGCGAATGATGAATTTCATTAAACCAAATCCGAATCCAAACGAAAAAAGAACTGTTTTAGAGGATTGGGCCTGGGCACAGCAAAACTATAGTTTTACAATTGACAAAAACAAAGCGTCAATCAAAAAAATCACTATAGATCCAAGTGGATTAATGGCTGATGTGAAAGCTGCTAATAATGTTTTTGAAGTAAAATAATCTTCAAGTTAGAATATAAAAAGTCCCGTTTAGAAATACTAAACGGGACTTTTATTTTAGGATAAGTCAAGTTAACCCAAATGCTCCAGCATATCTTTTGTCATCGATTCTAAATCAAACTTATGATTCCAGTTCCAGTCTTTTCTGGCATCAGAATCATCAATACTTGCTGGCCAGCTGTCCGCAATTTTCTGACGGAAATCCGGATTGTAAGTGATTTCAAATTCCGGAATGTGTTTTTTAATTTCAGCCGCAATTTCAGTTGGTGTGAAACTCATAGCAGCTAAATTATAAGAAGAGTGTATCTTGATTTCTTCAACAGGGGCCTTCATAATATTGATTGTGGCATCAATGGCATCATCCATATACATCATCGGCATTTTGGTTTCTGATGACAAAAAGCACTCATATTTTTTATCGGCAATAGCTTTATGAAAAATATCAACAGCATAATCTGTAGTTCCGCCTCCGGGAGGCGTTGACCAGCTGATTAAACCGGGATAACGGATACTGCGAACATCAACTCCGTAAATATTATGATAGTATTCGCACCATCTCTCGCCGGCTTGTTTACTGATTCCGTAAACCGTTGAAGGTTCCATAATCGTGTATTGAGGTGTATTTTCTTTTGGGGTTGTGGGACCAAAAACAGCAATGCTGGATGGCCAGAATATCTTCTGAATTTTTTTGGCTTTAGCCAGATTCAAAACATGAAATAAAGAGTTCATGTTCAAATCCCAGGCAAAAGCAGGATTTTTTTCGGCTGTTGCAGATAAAAGAGCGGCCATTAAATAAATGTCAGTAATGTGATGAACTTCTACCAGATGCTCAATTTGATTAAAATCCAAAGCATTAATTACTTCAAACGGACCTGAATTAACCACATCTGTATTTAATTTTCTGATATCAGAAGCAATCACATTTTCTGTTCCGTATATTTTACGCAGTTTCAAAGTCAGTTCTGTCCCAATTTGACCACAAGCACCAATAATTAATATTTTTGGATTCATTTAAATAGATTTAAAGAGCAAATATAGTTTATTCGTAAATAATGGTTCTTTTTATAATGTTAAATTATGGATTTAACAACAAATATTATCAATTTTTGTTTAATTCGTTTCAATGCAGTTTCATTAAGCTTAGATAAAATGGTTGTAAATCAAAATTCATAATTATAAATTTACTTGTAACTTTGTAGCTTAATGTTTTACAACGTTGAAATCGCCATTAACAAAAGTTTACTCAGGCAGTAATAAATGAAAGGTGATATCATATAGGGGCATTGAAAAATAAATTTAAAATATATGAAATACAAAATAGCTCTTGTTCTGTTTTTAGTTTTTATACTGAACTCCTGTCAGGATGAAAATGAAAAACGTCTTGCAGAAAACAAAAAAGAAGCAAAAAAGAAAGAAATCATTTTTAATAATATAAATAAAGAATGGTCATTTATTGACGAACCAATCAATGAAATCTCAGAGAAAAATGCAACTGACTGGAAAGAGTGGGGAGAATTTTTAAAAGAGCTGGGTGGAAAACCAAGAAAAACGATTGGGGCATTTCAAAAAAAATCTGCTGCTATTGCAAAAAAGGCAATGGCATTAAACAATAATATTCCTGCACAATTCAATCAGCCTCAAATCAGAAGCCGAATTTCTATTTTGATTACTAAAGTAAAAATGATGGATTTATTCATTCACTTGCAAAAAATTCCGGATGATAAAGTTACTTTTTTAATTGGTGAAATCAATAAAGAATTAGTTTCATTACAAAGACAAATGGATAAAATTGTCGAAAAAAGCAAAATTCCGCAAGAAGAAGGGGAGTCCGATTTTTTAAGAATGTTAGATACTGCCCGGGCAATCCCGAATTCGATGCCACCAATAGATCAAAATTTACCTAAAGTTGAGTAAAAACGCCTTATATACCACCTATGATAATCTGCCAAAAGCTGAGCAGATTGCAACAAGTTTACTGGAAGGGAATCAGATAAAAATGAACATCAGCGGATTGTTAGGATCTGCAGTCTCATTTATAATCCGGTCTGTCTTCAAAAAAACCGAACTGCCTTTTTTAATTGTTTTAGACAATAAAGAAGAAGCCGCGTATTATCTAAACGATCTGGAACAAATGATTGGTGAAGAGGATGTCTTGTTTTATCCTGCCTCATTCCGTCGTCCGTATCAGGTTGATGAAACTGATAATGCGAATGTTTTGCTTCGTGCTGAGGTTTTAAATAGAATTAATTCCCGTAAAAAACCAGCTGTAATTGTTACGTATCCGGAGGCACTTTTTGAAAAAGTGGTTACTAGAAGAGAACTCGATAAAAACACTTTAAAAGTAGCTTTAAATGATAAAATTTCGATAGATTTTATCAACGAAGTTTTGTTCGAATACGAATTCAAAAGAGTAGATTTTATTACAGAACCCGGAGAATTTTCGGTTCGTGGGGGAATTGTCGATGTATTTTCTTTTTCAAATGATCATCCATACAGAATCGAATTTTTTGGAAACGAAGTAGACAGCATCAGAACTTTTGATGTTGAAACACAGTTATCGGTTGAAACGCATAAAAAAATCACGATTATCCCGAATGTCGAAAACAAACTTTTTCAGGAAAATCGCGAAAGCTTTTTAGATTACATTGCAGAAAAAACCGTTCTTTTTATCCAAAATACAGACGGCCTTTTCAGTCAGTTAGACAAACAATTCGCAAGGGCAGAAGAAGCTTTTGAGAAATTGTCGAAAGAAATAAAACATGCTACACCAGAACAATTGTTTTTGAATCAGGCGTCGTTTATAAAAAGATCTTTGGACTTTTCTGTTATAGAATTGGCTTCAAGACCCGTTTATAAAACGACTAAAAAGTTCGAATTTCATATTCAGCCTCAGCCTTCGTTCAACAAACAATTTGATTTATTGCTGAATAATTTAAGCGAAAATCATTTTAACGGATATATCAATTATTTGTTTTGTTCGAATGATACACAGGCAAAACGTTTTCACGATATTTTTGAAAGTTTAGATGAAGCCAATTCAGAAAATATCCGCAAGCAATATCATACTATTGTACTGCCTTTATACCAAGGTTTTATTGATGAAGAAAACCAGATTACGGCTTATACTGATCATCAGATTTTTGAGCGTTATCATAAATTCAATATCAAAAATGGTTATTCTAAAAAGCAGAATATCACTTTAAAAGAATTAACCGCACTTTCTGTAGGCGATTATGTAACGCATATCGATCACGGAATCGGGAAATTTGGCGGATTGCAAAAAATCCAGGTCGAAGGCAAAACTCAGGAAGCCATAAAATTGGTTTATGCTGATAACGATATTGTGTATGTGAGCATTCACTCGCTTCATAAAATCTCAAAATACAACGGAAAAGACGGAACGCCTCCAAAAATCTATAAACTTGGATCCAACGCTTGGAAGGTTTTAAAACAGAAAACCAAAGCGCGCGTCAAACATATTGCATTCAACTTGATTCAGTTGTATGCGAAACGCCGATTAGAAAAAGGTTTTCAGTTTGCGCCAGACAGTTATTTACAAAACGAATTAGAAAGTTCGTTTATTTATGAAGATACACCAGACCAAATGAAATCGACGGCAGAAGTGAAAGCCGATATGGAAAGCGATCGTCCAATGGATCGTTTGGTTTGTGGTGACGTTGGTTTCGGTAAAACGGAAGTTGCAATTCGTGCTGCTTTTAAAGCGGTTGACAACAGCAAACAAGTAGCAGTTTTGGTTCCGACCACCATTTTGGCGTATCAGCATTTCAGGACTTTTTCAGAACGCTTAAAAGATATGCCTGTTACGATTGGGTACTTGAACCGTTTCAGAACTGCCAAACAAAAAGCCCAGACTTTAAAAGATTTAGCCGAAGGAAAACTGGATATTGTTATTGGAACACACCAATTAGTGAACAAAAATGTCGTTTTTAAAGACTTAGGTTTATTGATTGTCGATGAGGAACAAAAGTTTGGTGTAAACGTAAAAGATAAATTAAAAACGATTGCTGCGAATGTGGATACGCTGACCTTAACGGCAACGCCAATTCCGAGAACGCTTCAGTTTTCATTAATGGCAGCGCGAGATTTATCGGTAATTACAACGCCTCCGCCAAATCGTTATCCGATAGAAACGAATGTAGTTGGATTTAATGAAGAAATTATCCGCGATGCAATTTCGTATGAAATTCAAAGAAACGGACAGGTTTTCTTTATCAATAACCGAATCGAAAATATCAAAGAAGTGGCAGGAATGATTCAGCGTTTGGTGCCAAATGCAAGAGTCGGAATTGGCCATGGACAAATGGAAGGCGCCAAACTAGAGGAATTGATGTTAGGTTTCATGAACGGCGATTTTGATGTTTTAGTCGCAACAACCATCATCGAAAGTGGTTTGGACGTTCCAAATGCCAATACGATTTTCATCAACAATGCCAATAATTTTGGATTGTCAGATCTGCACCAAATGCGTGGTCGAGTAGGTCGAAGCAACAAAAAAGCATTCTGTTACTTCATCTGCCCGCCGTATTCATCCATGACCGAAGATGCCAGAAAACGTATTCAGGCGTTGGAGCAGTTCAGCGAACTCGGAAGCGGTTTTAACATCGCAATGAAAGATTTGGAGATTCGTGGAGCAGGAGATTTATTAGGAGGCGAACAAAGCGGTTTCATCAACGAAATTGGTTTTGATACGTACCAAAAAATCATGAACGAAGCCATCGAGGAATTAAAAGAAAACGAATTCAAGGATTTGTACCCGGAAGAAAATGATATTGATACGAAAGAATACGTCAAAGACATTCAGATCGATGCCGATTTCGAGTTGTTATTCCCGGATGAATATATCAATAACGTCTCAGAGCGTTTGGTTTTATACAACGAATTGGGCGCTATAAAAGATGAAGCCGGATTACAGGAATACGAGAAGAAATTAATCGATCGCTTTGGACCATTGCCAAAACCCGCCGTTGCTTTATTGAACAGTATCCGAATTAAATGGATTGCAACCAGAGTCGGAATTGAGAAATTAGTCCTTAAACAAGGCAAAATGATTGGCTATTTTGTATCCGATCAGCAATCAGATTATTATCAATCTGCTAAGTTTAGGAACGTATTGAATTTTGTTCAAAAACAGAGCTCACTCTGCAAAATGAAAGAGAAACAAACCGTCAACGGATTACGTTTGCTATTGACTTTTGATAATGTGAAATCAATAAAACGGGCTTTGGAATTAATGGAGCTGTTTGAAGAATAGTTGTTTTTTTAGGAGCAGATAATTTCGTTTCAACATAACATCAGTCCCGCTATTCCTTACAACCTTTTGTGACGAACCCCGGCACAAAAGGGTTTTCAGTCCTATCGGGGCTAGGTTAGAAGTATAGTGATTTTCAAAAACAAAAAAAATCACCCGGGGGAAGGTGATTTAATTGGTCAATTGGTTTTTTGGTTTAGATAGTTCATCATGAACCCAAAATGCTTGCATCTATTGCATGCTGGCTTTTTGTTTTCTGATAATATTTATAGATATGCAGAGTCATTATGATTTATCTCAAGAACTCATGCGTTTCTTTCCTGATATTTAAAACTTGTTTTTTGTTTGTAATTTTCAATTCACTTTTAACGGAATGTATTATGTAATACGTTTCGGTACGGCAAATATATAAAAATATTTTTCGCAATGATTGATATATAAAAAAACTTATTTTATTTTTTTTTATACTTAAATTTTTAATAATGAAAATAAGTACCTCGTTTATTGAGATATTTTAAATACAAATAATTTAATTTTATTAGTCCCTGAAACGATTTTTATTAGGAATTAAATAAAAATTTGAATTTTATGAAAAACATTTGATCAATTTTGATAACTCAGATTAGCTGTTCTTCTTTAAATTTGTAGTATGTTTGAAACTCCAGTTTATCGAAAAATAATCCACATTGATATGGATGCTTTTTATGCTTCGGTAGAGCAAATGGATAATCCTGTTTTACGGGGAAAACCTATTGCAGTTGGAGGCTCAGAGAATAGAGGTGTCGTTTCGGCAGCAAGTTATGAGGCGAGAAAATTTGGTGTCAGAAGTGCTATAAGTGGTGTTTTAGCCAAGAAATATTGTCCCGAAATCATATTTGTCCGGCCTCGTTTTGACCGTTACAAAGAAATTTCGTCTAAGATCCATAAGATTTTTCATGAATACACAGATATGGTTGAGCCGCTTTCGCTTGATGAGGCTTATCTTGATGTGACCCAAAATAAAAAAGGAAATCCAAGCGCGTCTTTATTAGCTCAGGAAATCCGATTAAGAATTTTAAATGAAGTTGGGCTGACAGCTTCTGCAGGCATTTCTATAAATAAATTTGTAGCTAAAATTGCCAGTGATTACAATAAACCCAATGGCCAGAAGACGGTAAATCCGGATGAGGTAATTCCGTTTTTAGAAGAACTGCCGATCAGAAAATTTTATGGAGTTGGAAAAGTGACGACAGAAAAAATGTACCAATTGGGTATTTTTACAGGATTAGATTTAAAAAACAAATCGCTTGATTTTTTAGAAAAGCACTTTGGTAAATCAGGTAAGTTTTATTTTTACGTTGTCAGAGGGATACATAATAGCGAAGTAAAACCTTCACGAAATACTAAATCGGTTGCATCAGAACATACTTTTGATGTTAATCTGACATCAGAAATTTTTATGCTGGAACAACTTGAAAAAATAGCTGTTTCGTTGGAAAAGCGACTAAAAAGATACAATGTTTCAGGAAAGACGGTCACTCTTAAAATTAAATATAGCGATTTCACGCAACAAACCAGAAGCAAAACGTTACCTTATTTTATTTCTGATAAAAGCTTAATTATGGAAACTGTTGAAGAACTGCTATATCAGGAACGAATGAAAGATTCTGTCCGATTATTGGGGATTTCCTTGAGTAACCTCAATACAGAACAAAAAAAAGAGGTAGTTGTACAGTTAAAATTTGCATTTTAAAATGAATTTAAACTTGTTAAATATACAAAAAGAGTGTGTTTAAAAATATTTTCGGCTAATTTTGAATATAAATTGTTTTTATGAATTCTGTAAATGGCCATATAAAAATTTTCGATGAGTCCGAAGCAGGCTTAAATTGCAATTCAGTTCCGATACTTTGCTGGGATTTTCATTATGAATCCATAAATGAACTGAAAACATTTTCTTCCGACTTAAAAAGAATCAAAAACATTTCCCATAAATTTAAATGGGACATATCTCACATAGATATTAACCAACGGTTGAAAGATGAAGCTGTGTTGATTACAGATTCGGAACAAAAAATAATTTTTGCTTCTGAGGGAATTAATAAAATGACGGGATATACGGAAAAAGAAATCCTGGGGAAATATCCAAAAATGTTTCAGGGGCCTATGACTTCTCTTTCGGTTTTAAAAGAAATTAAAATTGCAATCGAAAAACAAATTCCTTTCAAAAAAACAATTTTAAATTATAAAAAGAATGGTGAAACCTATAATTGTACCATTCATGGTTTTCCTGTTTTTAACCTGAAAGGGAATTTATCACATTTTATAGCTTTTGAAAAAGAAGCAGCATAAAAAAAGCCTTTTTGAACTTCAAAAAGGCTTTTAAATTATTGGGAAAAATTTAATCTCTGCTTGCAAATTTTGATAATAATCTAAGGAATTCAATGTACAACCAAACTAAGGTAATCATCAATCCCATAGCGCCGTACCATTCCATAAATTTTGGCATTCTTTGCTGTGCACCTTTTTCAATTTGGTCAAAATCCAAAAATAGGTTTAGTGCAGCAACAATGATTACAAAAACACTAATTCCGATACTCATCAATGAATTTCCATGATGAACAGGCGTGTAGTCTGTAAACATAGAAACAATCCAGGATATTAAATAGTAAGTCGCAATTGCCAGCGTAGCAGCAATAACTACTGATCTGAATTGTTCATTTACTTTTACAATCTTAAATTTATATAATCCCAGACAAACTAAAAAAGTGACTAAAGTTGCTCCAACAGCATTAATTACGATTCCAGGAAATCTAGCTTCGAAAATGGCAGAAATGCCTCCGATAAACAAGCCTTCAAACAAAGCATAACCTGGAGCTAAATAAGGAGAAGCTTGTGGCTTGAATGCTGAAATTAAAACTAAAACAAAGGCAACAATAGCACCACCAATAGCCGGCAGCATGGCGTTCATTCCGTTAAATGCCATCCACCAAGTCAGCATTGCTCCGGCACATAACAATAAGAATAAAATAGCTGTTTTATTGATAGTTCCGGATATAGTCATATCCTGATTGTAATCAATAATTTGTGCGTGATGCACTTCTTCGGCTTTTGAAACAGCGTTTGAAGAAAAACGTTTGTCGCTTAAAAATGGATTTTTCGAATTAAAGTTCATATTTCTAATACATTTATTTGTACTCAAATATAAGTAGTTTTTTCGATGTTCAATTGTTTCTGCAAATTTTTTAACATGATTTTTTCTTCTGAATAAATTCATCTTAAAACTAAAAATCCATCCTTGTGGGGATGGATTTGATGTATTTAAATTAAAGGTTTTTAATTCAATAAATCTAAAACGAATGAAGGAAATAAACCTAAAATTATATTCAAAGAAATTGACACAATTGCCACTGCATAAATAAGAAATGGTTTTCCGGTACGCTCCTGATTCGGTTCTTTTGAATACATAGCCAATATCAATTTGAAATAATAACCAACACTAATGATAGAATTGATAACAGCAACTATCACTAAGATAATATGACCAGACTGAATCGTCTGATTAAACAAAAACAGTTTGGCAAAAAAACCTGAGAAAATTGGAATCCCGGCCATAGATAATAAGGAGCCGGTTAATATTGCAGCCAATAACGGATTTGTTTTTCCTAAACCGTGAAAGTTGGTAATATCTTCGTTGTCCTGATTTTTACATACATATAAAATTACACTAAAAGCAGCAATCCCAGCCAAAGCATAAGCCGCAGTATAGTACAATAAAACTCCTGCAGAAGTAGCTACAGTTAAGAAAGTCATTAGCATAAAACCGGCATGAGAAATTCCTGAGAAAGCCAGCATACGCTTTACATTTACCTGACGCAATGCCATAATGTTACCAACAGTCATCGAAGCAATTGAAATAATTACGATGATATTCTCGAAAGTGTTTA encodes:
- a CDS encoding Bax inhibitor-1/YccA family protein gives rise to the protein MNFNSKNPFLSDKRFSSNAVSKAEEVHHAQIIDYNQDMTISGTINKTAILFLLLCAGAMLTWWMAFNGMNAMLPAIGGAIVAFVLVLISAFKPQASPYLAPGYALFEGLFIGGISAIFEARFPGIVINAVGATLVTFLVCLGLYKFKIVKVNEQFRSVVIAATLAIATYYLISWIVSMFTDYTPVHHGNSLMSIGISVFVIIVAALNLFLDFDQIEKGAQQRMPKFMEWYGAMGLMITLVWLYIEFLRLLSKFASRD